The following is a genomic window from Salmo salar chromosome ssa23, Ssal_v3.1, whole genome shotgun sequence.
cctttaagagtgtactcctaatctcagctcgttacctgtataatagacacctgggagccagaaatccttttgattgagagggggtcaaatacttatttccctcattaaaatgcaaatcaatttataacatttttgacattcgtttttctggatttttttgttgttattctgtctctcactgttcaaataaacctaccattaaaattatagactgatcatttctttgtcagtgggcaaacgtacaaaatcagcaggggatcaaatacttttttccctcactatatTAGCCACACACTCTCCATCTCACTTTtcactctctatctccctccattCCTTTAATCTTCTATCTCTTTAATCATcattctaatgtctctctccatccacttGTCTCATATTTGTGTATTTTTCTTCTCCACACTTGTCTTAGTTTTTTCCCTGTCTACCACACTGCCCTGGTTTCGTCAGTGCCCCATGTCCCTTATCTTGTCCTCTGAACTGCTCTCTGactttttctctctccatttgcccccccccccctctctctctttctcgctctctccagaggaggctgaggaggagcaggaggcgaAGCCAGAGGAGGAGCCAGAAGAAAAATcgcaggaggaggatggaggaggtgaGACTAgttgtctcaaatgacacccaGTATGTACAATAacactgcactacttttggctgTGTCTCAAATGACAACCTATATcccccacaacacaacactactttagactgtctgtgtcccaaattacaccctatatcCCCTACAACACTCTACTACTTTAACTTAACAATGGCTGTCTCAAATTACACCTTTATCCTGTATAACACTACATCACTTTAGACTGGAACCATGTGCCTTTCTCCATGTGACTATGGCTAAAGGTAGTGCATTAATGCTATTTGGGTTCTTAATTGGATTTAttccaacattttttattttcttgttgtttttatataaactcagcataaaaataaacatccctttttcaggaccctgtctttcaaagataattcttaaaatccaaataacttcacagatcttcattgtaaagggtttaaacactgtttcccatgcttgttcaatgaaccataaacaattaatgaacatgcttttgtggaatggtcgttaagacattaacagcttacagatggtaggcaattaaggtaacagttatgaaaacttaggacactaaagaggtgtgaaaaacccagcagctttgcagttcttgacacactcaaatctgtgcgcctagcacctactaccataccccattcaaaggcacttcaatattttgtcttacccattcaccctctgaatggcacacatacacaatccacgtctcaattgtctcaaggcttaaaaatccttatttaacctgtatcctcccctttatctacactgcttgaagtggatttaacaagtgacatcaataagagatcatagctttcacctgtattcaactggtcagtctatgtctcgGAAAGAGCaggggttcctaatgttttgtacacttagtgtatatcCTCTTATGTAGAACATTTGCAATTACTTCTTGCATGTACATGTGTGAACATGTGTTTTCATAATTATGAAAGCTTGTACAGTACAATTCTTAGAAAACTACATTTCCCTCTAGTAGCTGTTGGGGTCACACAGTTGTAGTCAATGATGTGGCCTGGCCCTCTGTGCATGATGGGAAATGTGAGTTTTCCTAAGCTTGTCGGCACTACTGCATTAAAATTACTCTCTCTTCAATCGTTCCATATCTGTCTTCTtgcacctccctccttccctgttTTTCCTATTTGCACTTGTCTTTAACTcctttcttctttttcttcttcaatCTTTTATCccatctctatctttctctcaccattcctctctctctctctctctctctctctctctcattatctactgtatatctctctcttttttttctctctctctctctctactgtatatcgctctctcttttttctctctctctctctctctctctctgccttcggCACATCAGAGCAGGAAGCTcaggaggaggaaggtgagagtgaTTGTGGGAGTGATTCTAACACAGCTGAGGCAAACATAGATGTTTTATTGATTTAAAAATAATGGCCTCATCCACAAAGCTGTACTGTAGCTGCACACACTGACACTTcattgatgatgatggtgatgatgatgatgatagtgcaTGTTGTTGCTCCTGTTGTACTCTGGAGGTCAAATACTAACGTCAGATCTGTAGGCATAACTCAAATATTTTTTGGTACACCCTCTTGATATCAATTTATGATTCACGCAAAACATATTGTCTTGTCTTTTTGTCCTGTTTTTGAGAATTGTGTCCTCTATTTTCTTCAGGATGGTCTTTAGAATGAGAACAAGAATATATGTTTCTGTGCTTTCATGTgttaatacctctctctctctctctatacagagGAGAAACTCCCATTACCCAAGTATGTTCACTTTTGTGTGTGGCAATTTTGCTTTGTGTGCATGTATGACAAATaagtcaaaacatttatttctctGTTCATCCTCTATTTCACTTATTTTCTCtcatcccttctcctctctctctctctctctctctaaggccCATGGTGCCCCAGCTAGCCCCTCCCAAGATTCCAGAGGGGGATAGGGTGGACTTTGATGTGAGTGATGCCATCTCATATCAAGGAATTGGCCCACTATCTGATTGGCCGTTCCCCTTCCATTTCAAATTCACTACTGAACATTAATATAGATGCTTGTAGCTACGCTTTACACCACATCTCTGAATAATAATCTATTTAATCTcaatcctctctctttccctctctcattctctcaggaCATCCACAGGAAAAGGATGGAGAAGGACCTCCTGGAGTTGCAGAGTCTGATTGATGTCCACTTTGACCagaggaagaaggaggaggaggagctcaTTGGGCTGAAGGACAGAATTGTGAGTCAACTCCCTGTTTACTTCATGTTGAAGTGTTGAAATAAAACAGAGGAAGTATAACCttaactacctgaacttgtccaataacaaTGTTTTGTTTTTATGCTTCGTCCCAACAGAACACGACCCTGGTCAAGGAGCGCACAAGTTCATGATCAAAAACGTTGATATGAAAAAGTCCAaagtcctttcctttcctctcatcctttccctctctcattcccacAGGAGAAGCGTCGGTTTGAGAGGGCAGAGGTGCAGCGAGTTCGAGCGGAGAAGGAGCGGGACCGGCAGAACAGGATTGCGGTAGTCCAAAACACACGTTGTGATACACCAGGATTGTGGTAGGGTCAACTTCACAACCCTGTGGTGGTAGAGACAAATAGACACCACTGTGGTACCCCAGGATCGCGGTAGGCCTGAATATACACCTGTCACAACTGtcggaaggattggaccaaggcgcagcatgtaaagtgctcatctcagcctccagtatttatgctgcagtagtttatgtgtcggggggctagggtcagtctgttacatctggagtatttctcttgtcttatccggtgtcctgtgtgtatttaaatatgctctctctaattctctctttctctctttctgtctttctctcggaggacctgagccctaggaccatgcctcaggactacctggtatgatgactccttgctgtccccagtccacctggccgtgctgctgctccagtttcaactgttctgcctgcggctatggaaccctgacctgttcaccggacgtgcttgttgcaccctcgacaactactatgattattattatttgaccatgctggtcatttatgaacattttaacattttaacattttgaccatgttctgttataatatccaccctgcacagccagaagaggactggccacccctcatagcctggttcctctctaggtttcttcctaggtttttggcctttctagggagtttttcctagggagtttttcctagccaccgtgcttctttcacatgctttgcttgctgtttggggttttaggctgggtttctgtacagcactttgagaatatcagctgatgtacgaagggctatataaaaataaatttgatttgatttgatcttcttttattaacgtgaacacttaaccaaaaaataaacaatatgacaaaacagttccgtaaggtgcacagactatacgggaaacaaccacccacaacccacaggaaaaaacaggctgcctaagtatggcttccaatcagagacaacgaaagacacctgcctctgattggaaaccatactcggccacacatagaaaaagaacatagaaaatgaaaactagaacaaatccccatgaaacaaaccaaccccaaaacacgccaaaaacaacaccccctgccatgccctgaccatactacaatgacaaatgaccccttttactggtcaggatgtgacaacacCCCTCTTGTACCTCAGGATTGTGGTGTGGCCGGGTACACACCTGTGGTACCCCTGGTTTTAAGCAACAGATAGACTTGTGTCGTGTTAAGAATGTATTTTTCCTTTCTAACTTTATCATTCTCTCATGCTCAGGAAGAACGGCAGAGAAAGGAAGATGAGGAGGCTAAAAAGAAGAACGATGACGAGGCCAAGAAGAAGAAGGTTCTTTCCAACATGGGGGCCAACTTTGGGGGCTTCCTGCAAAAGGTACTTATGTCCACTGTCATTCGCTTGTTAGCTTTAGGAACAGATTTTTGGATTCATACAGTAAATGTGTTTTATGAAGATAAATATCTATTTCGTTGGTCAACTTACAGTTGCGGGCCAAATGTTCTGTCATACTGTtttaataacctctctgggctaggcgggacgaaatcgtcccacctacgcaacagccagtgtaatcccgcgcgattttcaaataccttagaaatgttattacttcaatttctcaaacatatgactattttacaccattttaaagacaagactctcgttaatctaaccacactgtccgatttcaaaaaggctttacaacgaaagcaaaacattagattatgtcagcagagcacccagccagaaataatcagacacccatttttcaagctagcatataatgtcacaaaaacccagaagaccctaaatgcagcactaacctttgatgctcttcatcagatgacacacctaggatattatgttatacaatacatgcatgttttgttcaatcaagttcatatttatatcaaaaaccatctttttacattagcatgtgacgttcagaactagcataccccccgcaaacctccggtgaatttactaaattactcacgataaacgttcacaaaaaacaattattttaagaattatagatacagaactcctttgtgcaatcgaggtgtccgattttaaaatagcttttcgttgaaagcacattttgcaatattctgagtacatagcccagccatcacggctagctatttagacacccaccaagtttagccctgaccaaactcagatttactattacaaaagtttgattacctttggtgttcttcgtcagaatgcactcccaggactgctacttcaaataacaaatgttggtttggtccaaaataatccatcgttatatccaaatagcggcgttttgttcgtgcgttcaagacactatccgaagtgtaaataagggtcacgagcatggcgcaattcgtgacaaaaaaattctaaatattccattaccgtacttcgaagcatgtcaaccgctgtttaaaatccatttttaattcctttttctcgtaaaaaagcgatagtattccgaccgggaatctgcgtttaggtaaacagaggaaagaaaacaaagcatgaggtcgactcgggcatgcgcctgagtctcacagtactgtaaccagccactacccaaacgcgctactttttttcagccagagcctgcaaagccacgattcagctttttgccgccttctgagagcccatgggagccgtaggaagtgtcacgtaaccgcagagatcctctgtaatggatagagataatcaagaagggcaagaaattgtcagacaggttcctgcatggaatcttctcaggttttggcctgccatatgagttctgttatactcacagacaccattcaaacagttttagaaactttagggtgttttctatccaaagccaataattatatgcatattctagttactgggcaggagtagtaaccagattaaatcgggtacgttttttatccagccgtgtcaatactgccccctagccataacaggttaaacatagaaatagaatcacaACATTCTATATGGTTTTAAGTTTGTGAAGTTCTAGGTGTGTTTGACATATGTTTCAGGTGGAGCATCGTGGGAGGGGGAAGCGTCTAACGGGGAGAGAGATCAAGAAGAAGACCTTGGCTGAGAGACGACCCACACTGGAGATCGACAACCTGAGAGGACGCCCTGAAGTGAGTCCCGGCCGATCACACATGCCTCCCCAAGGCAAATACACATGGGCCAAAATCTTCCTCACACCACCACATCAGAGTTTTCTACAATTCATGTCCAAAGCCCACACACCTGGCTGCCAACTgtgttgctatggttaccagCTGACTCCATAGTCAAGACTGTTGAGGGCTTCTTGATTGAAAATGAAAGACTAAAGCTACATACAAGCTACCACCTTCTCTTGGTCTCCCAGGCAACTAGCTCAGGAGATGTggaactggaactacacactggaGTCGGATAAGTTTGACTTCATTGATCACATGAAGAAACAGAAATATCAGTTGGGAAGACCTGGACACATGTACCAAAGGCAGAATCCATAGATGTTTAGGCTTGTGTGTGAGCGACCGTGTACGTCTGTTGTGTAGTATTCGTGAAATCACTGATGCAATGTGATCTCTTCTATAATTTTTTTGTGTGCAGATTATCGTTCTCTTGAATAGAATCACGATTGCCCAGAAATTGTAAGTACAGTAACTCTATtcttgatttctttatatgaactcttgctctctctctctctgtatatatatatatataaatatatatatatatatatacactgctcaaaaaaataaagggaacacttaaacaacacaatgtaactccaagtcaatcacacttctgtgaaatcaaactgtccacttaggaagcaatactgattgacaatacatttcacatgctgttgtgcaaatggaatagacaacaggtggaaattataggcaataagcaagacacccccaataaaggagtggttctgcaggtggggaccacagaccacttctcagttcctatgcttcctggctgatgttttggtcacttttaaatgcttgcggtgctttcactctagtggtagcatgagacaaagtctacaacccacacaagtggctcacgtagtgcagctcatccaggatggcacatcaatgcgagctgtggctagaaggtttgctgtgtctgtcagcgtagtgtccagagcatggaggcgctaccaggagacaggccagtacatcaggagacgtgggggaggccgtaggagggcaacaacccagcagcaggaccactacctccgcctttgtgcaaggaggagcaggagaagcactgccagagccctgcaaaatgacctccagcaggccacaaatgtgcatgtgtctgctcaaacggtcagaaacagactccatgagggtggtatgagggcccgacgtccacaggtgggggttgtgcttacagcccaacaccgtgcaggacgtttggcatttgccagagaacaccaagattggcaagttcgccactggcgtcctgtgctcttcacagatgaaagcaggttcacactgagcacgtgacagacgtgacagagtctggagacgctgtggagaacattctgctgcctgcaacatcctccagcatgaccggtttggcggtgggtcagtcatggtgtggggtggcatttctttggggggccgcacagccctccatgtgctcgccagaggtagcctgactgccattaggtaccgagatgagatcctcagaccccttgtgagaccatatgctggtgcggttggccctgggttcctcctaatgcaagacaatactagacctcatgtggctggagtgtgtcagcagttcctgcaagaggaaggcattgatgctatggactggcccgcccgttccccagacctgaatccaattgagcacatctgggacatcatgtctcgctccatccacagactgtccaggagttggcggatgctttaggtctgggaggagatccctcaggagaccatccgccacctcatcaggagcatgcccaggcgttgtagggaggtcatacaggcacgtggaggccacacacactactgagcctcattttgacttgttttaaggacattacatcaaagttggatcagcctgtagtgtggttttccactttcattttgagtgtgactccaaatccagacctccatgggttgataaattggatttccattgattatttttgtgtgattttgttgtcagcacattcaactatgtaaagaaaaaagtatttaataagattatttcttttattcagatctaggatgtgttgtttaacctctatgggctaggtggaacgcttgcgtcccacctactcaacagccagtgtaatcccgtggcgcgatattcaaatacctcaaaaatgcaaaaacttcaatttttcaaacatatgactattttacaccattttaaagacaagactctcgttaatctaaccacactgtccgatttcaaaaaggctttacaacgaaagaaaaacattagattatgtcagcagagtacccagccagaaataatcagacacccatttttcaagctagcatataatgtcacataaacccaaaccacagctaaatgcagaatccaacctttgatgatcttcatcagatgacaaccctaggacattatgttatacaatacatgcatgttttgttcaatcaagttcatatttatatcaaaaaacagctttttacattagcatgtgactagcatgtgactagcattcccaccgaacactgccggtgaatttactaaattactcacgataaacgttcacaaaaaacacaacaattattgtaagaattatagatacagaactcctctatgcactcaatatgtccgattttaaaatagcttttcggtgaaagcacatttttcaatattctcagtacatagcccggcatcacagggctagctatttagacacccagcaagtttagcactcaccaaagtcagatttactataagaaaaatgttattacctttgctgttctttgtcagaatgcactcccaggacttctacttcaataacaaatgttggtttggtcccaaataatccattgttatatccaaatagtggcgttttgttcgtgcgttcaagacactatccgaaagggtaaagaagggtgatgagcatggcgcatttcgtgacaaaaaaaatctaaatattccattaccgtacttcgaagcatgtcaaccgctgtttaaaatcaatttttatgccatttttctcgtaaaaaagcgataatattccgaccgggaatctgcgtttaggtaaaaagaggaaagaaaataaagcacgtgGTCGACTCGTGCAcccgcctaagcccattgtcctctgatcggccacttgccaaacgcgataatgtgtttcagccagaggctgcctcgatatcatatcagctttttcccgggctctgagagcctatgggagccataggaagtgtcacgttacagcaaagatcctcagtcttcaataaaaagagccaagatgaacaacaacttgtcagacaggccacttcctgttcagaatcttctcaggtttttgcctgccatatgagttctgttatactcacagacaccattcaaacagttttagaaactttagggtgttttctatccaaagccaataattatatgcatattctagttactgggcaggagtagaaaccagattaaatcgggtacatttttttatccggccatgtcaatactgccccctagccctaacaggttaaagggagtgctcctaaccgcagcttgttacctgtaaaaagacacctgtccacagaagcaatcaatcaatcagattccaaactctccaccatggccaagaccaaagagctctccaaggatgtcagggacaagattgtagacctacacaaggctggaatgggctacaagaccatctccaagcagcttggtgagaaggtggcaccatttggtgcgattattcgcaaatggaagaaacacaaaagaactgtcaatatccctcggcctggggctccatgcaagatctcacctcgtggggttgcaatgatcacaagaacggtgaggaatcagcccagaactacacgggaggatcttgtcaatgatctcaaggcagctaggaccatagtcaccaagaaaacaattggtaacacactacgccgtgaaggactgaaatcctgcagcgcctgcaaggtccccctactcaagaatacatatacatgcccgtctaaagtttgccaatgaacatctgaatgattcagaggacaactagtgaatgtgttgtggtcagatgagaccaaaatggagttctttggcatcaactcaactcgccgtgtttggaggaggaggaatgctgcctatgaccccaagaacaccatctccaccgtcaaacatggaggtggaaacattatgctttgggggtgtttttctgctaaagggacaggacaacttcaccgcatcatttgacggggccatgtactgtcaaatcttgggtgagaacctccttccctcagccagggcattgaaaatgggtcgtggatgggtattccagcatgacaatgacccaaaacacacggccaaggcaacaaaggagtggctcaagaagaagcacatcaaggtcctggagtggcctagccagtctccagaccttaatcccgtagaaaatctgtggaggtagctgaaggttcgagttgccaaacgtcagcctcgaaaccttaatgacttggagaagatctgcaaagaggagtgggacaaaatccctcctgagatgtgtgcaaacctggtggccaactacaagaaacgtctgacctctgtgattgccaacaagggtttttccaccaagtactaaatcatgttttgcagtggggtcaaatacttatttccctcattaaaatgcaaatcattttataacatttttgacatgcgtttttctggattttttttgttattctgtctctcactgttcaaataaacctaccattaaaattatagactgatcatttctttgtaagtgggcaaacgtacaaaatcagcaggggatcaaatacttttttcccccactgtacaatgGACAATGTAATAGTGACAGGCTCGTAACCTGCAGGAACATCAGCATAGGTGGCGGAATTGGTGGCTTTGACAGAACGTATGTATGTAAATAAGCTAAAGGAAAAACAGCTAATATCTACACAGACTCAAGGTATGCTTTCGGCGTTACCCATGATTTTCGAAAAATATGGAAAAACAGAGGATTCATATCATCACTGGGAGCTCCTGTGAAGAATGGGCCAGAGGTGATGGCTCTACTGAATGCTCTCCAGTTACCTGGACAAGTTGCAATTTTGAAACTGAAAGCACATTGAAAAATCTTTACAGACGAGAGTAATGGTAATGATTTGGCTGACAGAGCTGCCAAGGTGGCTGCCAAGAGAACACCTCTGTCACCTAAACTGATTAGGATATACACCTTGGATACATTGCAACACATTAGAGATATGCAAAGCAGTGCACCAAAAGATGAAGTGTGGGAATGGATGGCTGCAGGTTGCAAACTCAATGAAGAAGGTTGTGTGGAAATACAACCTGAGATGTGAGTGCCAAATGCACTCTTACACTACTTGGTGACACAGATACACTCCTTGGGACACATTGGTGGGGACAATATAGTTTATCGTTATATGTAGGCAAATGGTGGAATCCTGGTGTGCAGAAAGAGGCTGGGGCTTTGTGGCGAATTGCAACATTTGTATGGAAAACAACACCAAAGGACGAGTGAA
Proteins encoded in this region:
- the LOC106591992 gene encoding troponin T, slow skeletal muscle-like, translated to SLSLSAFGTSEQEAQEEEEEKLPLPKPMVPQLAPPKIPEGDRVDFDDIHRKRMEKDLLELQSLIDVHFDQRKKEEEELIGLKDRIEKRRFERAEVQRVRAEKERDRQNRIAEERQRKEDEEAKKKNDDEAKKKKVLSNMGANFGGFLQKVEHRGRGKRLTGREIKKKTLAERRPTLEIDNLRGRPEVSPGRSHMPPQGKYTWAKIFLTPPHQSFLQFMSKAHTPGCQLCCYGYQLTP